Proteins encoded together in one Elusimicrobiota bacterium window:
- a CDS encoding glycosyltransferase translates to MTGTRIVFVSTSTTVGGAEKTLYTLATLLDPRKFTVAGVVSLKSPGAYAQRLSAQGVDVRSLDTGKTPSPAHAQELANILDELKPDIVHAFMYQAIQLCRIAKKRAARRFKLVSSPRVNYRSRTAWSLLVDLWLKRADDLLISECEASREYLLRRLWYNPARVKTIYNGVDIAQWPVSKLERQQKRLELRLGAQDILIGSIGRLDAQKGHEYLIEALALLKTRYPVRCAILGEGPQRPVLEKLIRKLNLERHVWLLGERPDVVHWLSSFDLFALPSLWEGLPNALLEAMALGLPVVASSVDGIPEALRDGQSGLLVPPKDAAALARKMAQLLDDPGLKSRLGEGAKAAITERFKLIDMIANYESAYAHLI, encoded by the coding sequence ATGACTGGCACCCGGATCGTTTTTGTCAGCACGTCCACGACGGTGGGGGGGGCGGAGAAGACGCTGTACACTTTGGCGACTTTGCTCGACCCAAGGAAGTTCACGGTGGCGGGGGTGGTGAGCCTGAAGTCGCCGGGGGCCTACGCCCAGAGGCTCTCGGCCCAGGGGGTGGACGTGCGCTCGCTCGACACGGGAAAGACCCCAAGCCCGGCCCACGCTCAGGAGCTTGCCAATATCCTCGACGAGCTCAAGCCCGACATCGTGCACGCCTTCATGTACCAAGCCATCCAGCTCTGCCGCATAGCCAAGAAACGCGCGGCCCGCCGCTTCAAGCTCGTAAGCTCCCCCCGAGTCAACTACCGCAGCCGCACGGCCTGGAGCCTGCTCGTGGACCTATGGCTCAAGAGAGCCGACGACCTCCTCATCTCGGAGTGCGAGGCCAGCCGCGAGTATTTGCTCCGCAGGCTGTGGTACAACCCCGCGCGCGTCAAGACCATTTACAATGGGGTGGATATCGCCCAATGGCCGGTCTCCAAGCTCGAGCGCCAGCAGAAGAGACTGGAGCTCCGCCTGGGGGCCCAGGACATACTGATCGGCTCGATCGGCCGCCTGGACGCCCAGAAGGGCCATGAATACCTGATCGAGGCCCTGGCCCTGCTTAAGACTCGCTACCCCGTCCGCTGCGCCATCCTGGGAGAGGGACCGCAACGACCGGTCCTTGAGAAGCTGATCCGCAAACTCAACCTCGAGCGGCATGTCTGGCTCTTGGGCGAGCGCCCGGACGTGGTCCACTGGCTGTCGAGCTTCGATCTTTTCGCTTTGCCCTCGCTGTGGGAGGGCCTGCCCAACGCTCTCTTGGAAGCCATGGCCCTGGGCCTGCCCGTGGTGGCAAGCTCCGTGGACGGGATCCCGGAGGCGCTCCGAGACGGCCAAAGCGGCCTCCTGGTCCCGCCCAAGGACGCCGCGGCTCTGGCCCGGAAAATGGCCCAGCTCTTGGACGACCCGGGGCTGAAATCTCGCCTTGGCGAAGGAGCCAAGGCCGCGATCACCGAAAGATTCAAGCTCATAGACATGATCGCCAATTACGAGTCCGCGTACGCGCATTTGATATAA
- a CDS encoding transposase codes for MARGNARETIFFQPRDWERFLDILADLKRSRPFKLYAYCLMSNHLHLLIEPLAASISNIMGLLLGRYAKYLNARLDRVGHVFQDRFKTSLCPKDAYFKHLVRYIHFNPVRAGMAEDPAGWPYSSHHEYLGQRGRGLVDQDLLLSMFHEDVQVARWEYRSYMTEGLESASTIVRSILPAPAEPLQAVGEYFNIDSCRATLEELAVISAKSSGISLAQLRSPGKVSAVCQARRRFAAAAFDSGYTVTEIALYLRISLPAVSRALGAISAEVK; via the coding sequence ATGGCCAGGGGCAATGCGCGTGAGACGATATTCTTTCAGCCGCGGGATTGGGAGCGGTTCCTTGATATCTTGGCCGACCTGAAGAGGAGTCGCCCCTTCAAGCTGTATGCCTACTGTCTGATGTCTAATCATCTTCATCTGTTGATCGAGCCTCTGGCGGCCAGTATTTCCAATATCATGGGATTGCTATTGGGGCGTTACGCCAAATACCTCAACGCGAGGCTGGACCGGGTGGGGCACGTGTTTCAAGACCGTTTCAAAACATCTCTTTGTCCAAAAGACGCGTACTTCAAGCATCTGGTCCGCTACATCCATTTCAATCCGGTAAGAGCCGGTATGGCCGAAGATCCCGCTGGGTGGCCTTATTCCAGTCATCATGAGTATCTAGGTCAGCGCGGCCGAGGCCTCGTAGATCAAGATTTGCTTCTTTCCATGTTCCACGAAGATGTTCAGGTCGCGCGCTGGGAATACCGCAGCTACATGACCGAAGGGCTGGAGAGCGCTTCTACCATTGTTCGGTCAATTCTTCCTGCGCCGGCCGAGCCGCTTCAAGCGGTGGGTGAATATTTCAATATTGATTCTTGCCGTGCCACTCTTGAGGAGCTTGCAGTGATCTCGGCCAAATCGTCCGGGATATCCCTTGCTCAACTGCGCAGTCCGGGAAAGGTTTCGGCGGTATGCCAAGCCCGGCGTCGCTTCGCGGCCGCGGCCTTCGATTCAGGTTATACCGTCACGGAAATCGCCCTCTATTTGCGTATATCCTTGCCGGCCGTCTCAAGAGCTTTAGGGGCGATCTCAGCGGAAGTTAAGTAA
- a CDS encoding YcaQ family DNA glycosylase yields the protein MMKTVAPEAAARLFLRRQHLDLPLKRPLTEESLSRFVEDAGGLQLDSINVLERAHYLTLWSRFGAYDKDALDRMIYEKRVLIEYWAHAACLVAASDLPGWARAMADYKRRHTGWSDWLKAHPRVLRRVEDEIRRRGPLSSSAFARPVSQDRTKGWWDWKPAHHALHYLWMSGRLAVHSRRHFQKSYDLAGRVLAPVEPMKRGAFSRWHLRKTLRALGVAAEPDLSRYLTFPRFESAERRRALGALLKEGEVVEIAVENRPGRWYVLAEDLPALDAQDPIQGTTLLSPFDSLLWHRARAKSLFGFDYKIEVYTPAARRVHGYYTMPILHEGRLIGRLDPKNHRAERRLEVRAVHFDSKPSASAVAGTMEALRSLASFLGAEKVVGCQSFTSLTYLTSAEIAPKALETAGKDIRK from the coding sequence ATGATGAAAACCGTTGCGCCCGAGGCGGCGGCGCGCCTGTTCCTGCGCCGCCAGCACCTCGACCTCCCGCTTAAGCGGCCTCTCACTGAGGAATCTCTCTCGAGATTCGTCGAGGACGCGGGCGGGCTGCAGCTTGACTCGATCAACGTCCTAGAGCGGGCCCATTACCTGACGCTCTGGAGCCGCTTCGGCGCCTACGATAAAGACGCTCTCGACAGGATGATCTATGAAAAGCGCGTCCTGATCGAGTATTGGGCCCACGCCGCCTGCCTTGTGGCGGCCTCCGACCTTCCCGGCTGGGCGCGCGCCATGGCCGACTACAAAAGGCGGCACACCGGCTGGTCGGATTGGCTCAAGGCTCACCCCAGAGTCCTGCGGCGGGTCGAGGATGAAATCCGGCGCCGCGGCCCGCTTTCCTCGTCGGCTTTCGCCCGCCCGGTTTCCCAGGACAGGACAAAAGGGTGGTGGGACTGGAAGCCGGCCCACCATGCCCTGCATTACCTCTGGATGAGCGGGCGCCTGGCCGTTCACTCCCGCCGCCACTTCCAGAAAAGCTACGACTTGGCCGGCCGCGTGCTGGCCCCGGTCGAGCCCATGAAGCGAGGCGCCTTCTCCCGCTGGCACCTGCGCAAGACCTTGCGCGCCCTGGGGGTCGCGGCCGAGCCAGATCTTTCCCGCTATCTGACCTTCCCCCGCTTTGAATCCGCCGAGCGACGCCGCGCTCTGGGAGCCCTGCTCAAGGAAGGCGAGGTGGTGGAAATCGCCGTTGAAAACCGCCCCGGGCGCTGGTACGTCCTGGCGGAAGACCTGCCCGCCCTGGACGCCCAAGACCCGATTCAAGGGACCACGCTTCTCTCCCCCTTCGATTCTTTGCTCTGGCATCGCGCCCGGGCCAAGAGTCTGTTCGGCTTTGACTACAAAATCGAGGTTTACACGCCGGCCGCCCGGCGCGTCCACGGCTATTACACCATGCCCATTCTCCACGAAGGCAGGCTTATCGGGCGCCTCGACCCCAAGAATCACCGCGCCGAGAGGCGCCTTGAAGTCCGCGCCGTTCATTTCGACTCTAAGCCGAGCGCCAGCGCCGTCGCCGGCACTATGGAGGCCTTGCGCTCCTTGGCCTCTTTTCTAGGAGCTGAGAAAGTAGTAGGGTGCCAGTCATTTACATCCTTAACTTACTTAACTTCCGCTGAGATCGCCCCTAAAGCTCTTGAGACGGCCGGCAAGGATATACGCAAATAG
- a CDS encoding sugar transferase, whose protein sequence is MTVNAPDKASRPAAAAYQGAAALPPWLRHVLRTGLHLLFDGVAIALSYAVAYALRFHSTWWLSRFPLTGTAPEWASYEKMLYAAVPLWLMIFGYSSKLYSDPWMGSTDRFLKILKGCVLGTALTLAATYIYSRLEYSRMMLLLILPISTVLVTASQAAVLWVDEWMSRHEAARPVLIVGGKLVAEELKLRIRSRHPEASIDEVRELPSAGQLEEILGRKPYFELILLTSSLPHDRILAAAEVCDARGVAFKMVPDLLELRLGEVQMDHSLGLPAYRIQHGSMTRINFAVKRAFDLAFSTSLLAFTAAPMALVCLLIKLDSKGPVLYRQRRYGHKGRIFEAFKFRTMVDGAERQIQAVKGLNDHPGAFFKSKKDPRVTTVGKWLRHFSLDEFPQFLNVLRGEMSVVGPRPLALTTGELESLQRDFGPTAKKRMNILPGITGLWQVSGRSDVSSEQRFGLDLFYVEHWSLGLDLEIILKTIPAMLFGKGAY, encoded by the coding sequence ATGACAGTGAACGCTCCCGATAAGGCTTCGCGACCCGCGGCGGCGGCTTATCAAGGCGCCGCCGCCCTTCCCCCCTGGCTCAGGCACGTTCTGCGCACGGGCCTGCATCTCCTGTTCGATGGCGTCGCCATCGCCCTCTCCTACGCCGTGGCCTACGCCCTGCGCTTTCACTCGACCTGGTGGCTCTCGCGATTCCCTCTCACCGGGACCGCGCCCGAGTGGGCCTCCTACGAGAAGATGCTCTACGCCGCGGTTCCGCTTTGGCTCATGATTTTCGGCTACTCCTCCAAGCTCTACTCCGACCCCTGGATGGGCTCTACCGACCGCTTCCTCAAGATTCTGAAGGGCTGCGTCCTGGGAACCGCCCTCACCTTGGCCGCGACCTACATCTATTCGCGGCTCGAGTATTCCCGGATGATGCTGCTCTTGATCCTCCCCATTTCCACCGTGCTCGTCACCGCCAGCCAAGCGGCCGTTTTGTGGGTGGACGAGTGGATGTCCCGCCACGAGGCGGCAAGGCCGGTGCTGATCGTTGGCGGAAAACTGGTCGCCGAGGAGCTGAAGCTGCGCATCCGCTCCCGGCATCCCGAGGCCTCCATAGACGAGGTGAGAGAACTGCCCTCGGCGGGACAGCTAGAGGAGATTCTGGGCCGAAAACCATACTTCGAGCTGATACTTCTCACATCCTCTCTCCCACACGACAGGATACTAGCCGCCGCCGAGGTCTGCGACGCCCGCGGCGTGGCATTCAAGATGGTGCCGGATCTTCTCGAGCTGCGCCTGGGCGAGGTGCAGATGGACCATAGCCTGGGCCTGCCCGCCTACCGCATCCAGCACGGCTCGATGACCCGGATCAATTTCGCGGTGAAAAGGGCCTTCGACCTCGCTTTCAGTACAAGCCTTCTCGCCTTTACGGCAGCGCCCATGGCTTTGGTATGTCTCCTCATCAAGCTCGACTCCAAGGGGCCGGTGCTTTACCGCCAGAGGCGATACGGTCATAAAGGGCGGATCTTCGAGGCTTTCAAGTTCCGCACCATGGTGGACGGGGCCGAGAGACAGATCCAGGCGGTCAAGGGCTTGAACGACCACCCAGGGGCCTTCTTCAAATCCAAGAAAGACCCGCGGGTGACCACTGTCGGCAAGTGGTTGAGGCACTTCTCCTTGGACGAGTTTCCCCAGTTCTTGAACGTCCTGCGCGGCGAGATGAGCGTGGTGGGCCCCAGGCCCTTGGCCCTTACCACCGGAGAACTCGAGAGCCTGCAAAGGGATTTCGGCCCCACGGCCAAGAAGCGAATGAACATTCTCCCCGGCATCACCGGGCTCTGGCAGGTCTCGGGCCGCTCCGACGTTTCCAGCGAGCAGCGCTTCGGCCTCGACCTGTTTTACGTCGAGCACTGGTCCCTCGGCCTGGACCTTGAGATCATACTCAAGACCATCCCCGCCATGCTCTTCGGCAAGGGCGCGTATTAA
- a CDS encoding glycosyltransferase, with the protein MSSIDRKSLLALFLLALALRAGLAVLTESHPIFPAFHYTDAEIMDQGAWGLTQAWEKSLPYEMPGSTSQRIHLVWLALIYRIVGHVPLAAKLVNALFGALSVWAFFRLCLPVFGASQAFLAAGVLACWPSHVFFTSQNFKDALIFFSAYLALGSFLRPEPSFLAGIPAFVAMGLLRPYLAFTASLAVASASVSRKALAALLLAPAAFLLAFQLIFSGPLAVPGRSSGLASQLPLVRSPQALSDFRKFRQDADRDWARIHKNREIASQIFYGIEFHGWLDVLLFLPRGVFYVLFMPLPFLYPLGHKLGRVLASGENTFMLVLSALACLGIWKSGASPRKRALIVFFLAMAAGSALFEFDLGSATRHRLLYLPMLFPFAFWWARPRRSFDRGRKIKVLQTLECGGPGGTGNQAAALCNHLDARTFEPLLAYASRESDPETYRAQAGGAKKAFHVPEMVREISPVNDMKALIKLYRLFQKEEPDIVHAHSSKAGFLARLAAWAAGVPKIFYSPHGYGFLQEDRSWAARKLYWVLEFSVSWIGEIVAVSPSEAALARGLAWGKPVHIVCDACLGEALEAEPSKDGETRVGSCGRLAPARQPEAFLNLCQRLTDSRNRMKCVWIGDGELAPKFKAELQNMNLLSRVEVTGWLEPAAARKRMRGLDVFVHYSRWDAFPNAVLEAMALGIPVVASDIPGNRDLVVHGQTGYLAKSEVELLEYCLKLVDNPGLRKTLGWAGRERALKEFSLKETITRLEKLYLI; encoded by the coding sequence GTGTCCTCGATTGACCGCAAATCCCTGCTCGCTCTTTTTCTCCTGGCCCTGGCCTTGAGGGCCGGGTTGGCCGTTCTGACCGAATCCCATCCCATCTTCCCGGCCTTCCATTACACGGACGCCGAAATCATGGACCAAGGGGCCTGGGGCCTAACCCAGGCCTGGGAAAAATCCCTGCCCTATGAAATGCCCGGCTCCACGAGCCAGAGGATCCACCTGGTGTGGCTCGCCTTGATTTACCGGATCGTCGGCCATGTGCCGCTTGCCGCCAAGCTCGTCAACGCCCTTTTCGGGGCTCTCAGCGTCTGGGCCTTCTTCCGCCTCTGTCTTCCCGTTTTCGGCGCCTCCCAAGCCTTTCTCGCGGCCGGGGTCCTGGCCTGCTGGCCCTCGCATGTTTTCTTCACCTCGCAGAACTTCAAGGACGCGCTTATTTTTTTCTCCGCCTACCTGGCCTTGGGAAGCTTTCTGCGCCCCGAGCCCTCGTTCCTGGCCGGCATCCCGGCTTTCGTGGCCATGGGGCTTCTGCGCCCGTACCTGGCCTTCACCGCGAGCCTCGCCGTGGCCTCCGCCTCGGTATCGCGGAAAGCCTTGGCGGCCCTGCTGCTGGCCCCAGCCGCGTTCTTGCTGGCCTTTCAGCTTATTTTTTCCGGGCCCTTGGCGGTCCCGGGCCGGAGCTCGGGCTTGGCAAGCCAGCTACCCCTGGTGCGAAGCCCTCAGGCCCTCTCGGATTTCCGCAAGTTCCGCCAGGACGCGGACAGGGATTGGGCCCGCATCCACAAGAACCGCGAGATCGCGAGCCAAATTTTTTACGGGATCGAGTTCCATGGCTGGCTCGACGTTCTCCTGTTCCTGCCGCGCGGGGTTTTCTACGTCCTCTTCATGCCCCTGCCCTTCCTCTACCCTTTAGGACACAAGCTGGGCCGCGTCCTGGCCAGCGGCGAGAACACTTTCATGTTGGTCCTGTCGGCCCTGGCCTGCCTGGGGATATGGAAAAGCGGGGCCTCGCCGCGCAAGCGCGCCCTGATCGTATTCTTTCTCGCCATGGCCGCGGGCTCGGCCCTGTTCGAGTTCGACCTGGGCAGCGCCACCCGGCACCGCCTGCTCTACCTTCCGATGCTGTTCCCCTTCGCCTTCTGGTGGGCCCGGCCTCGGCGGTCTTTCGACCGCGGCCGGAAAATCAAGGTCCTGCAGACGCTCGAGTGCGGCGGCCCTGGAGGCACGGGGAACCAGGCGGCCGCTCTCTGCAACCATCTTGACGCCAGAACATTCGAGCCCCTGCTTGCCTATGCCTCGCGGGAGAGCGATCCCGAGACCTACCGCGCCCAGGCGGGCGGCGCGAAAAAGGCGTTCCATGTCCCGGAAATGGTCCGAGAGATCTCTCCGGTCAACGACATGAAGGCGCTGATCAAGCTCTACAGGCTCTTCCAAAAGGAAGAGCCCGATATCGTCCACGCCCACTCCTCGAAGGCGGGATTCCTCGCGCGCCTGGCCGCCTGGGCCGCGGGAGTCCCGAAAATCTTCTATTCCCCCCACGGCTACGGCTTCCTCCAGGAGGACCGGTCCTGGGCCGCGAGAAAGCTCTACTGGGTTTTGGAATTCTCCGTCTCCTGGATAGGGGAAATCGTCGCGGTTTCGCCGAGCGAGGCGGCGCTCGCCCGCGGGCTTGCCTGGGGCAAGCCGGTCCACATCGTCTGCGACGCTTGCCTTGGAGAAGCCTTGGAGGCGGAACCCTCGAAAGACGGCGAGACCCGGGTGGGATCCTGCGGGCGCCTGGCCCCGGCCCGCCAGCCGGAGGCCTTCCTCAACCTCTGCCAGAGGCTCACGGATTCCCGCAACCGCATGAAGTGCGTCTGGATCGGCGACGGGGAGCTGGCCCCCAAGTTCAAGGCCGAGCTCCAGAACATGAACCTCCTTTCCCGCGTCGAGGTCACCGGCTGGCTCGAGCCGGCCGCGGCCAGGAAAAGAATGCGGGGCTTGGACGTGTTCGTCCACTACTCCCGCTGGGACGCCTTCCCCAACGCCGTTCTCGAGGCCATGGCCTTGGGAATCCCCGTGGTGGCCTCCGACATTCCCGGCAACCGCGACCTTGTGGTTCATGGGCAGACCGGCTACCTCGCCAAATCCGAGGTCGAACTTCTGGAATACTGCCTCAAGCTGGTGGACAATCCCGGGTTGAGGAAAACCCTGGGCTGGGCCGGGCGCGAAAGAGCCTTGAAGGAATTCAGCCTCAAGGAGACCATTACACGTCTGGAAAAGCTATATTTAATATAG
- a CDS encoding glycosyltransferase family 2 protein has translation MPKLSILIPVYNEKGTLLEILRRVKSAALPAGLEREVILVDDGSTDGSREILSSLAPPEAKALFHARNRGKGAAVRTALESAQGDFILIQDADLEYDPADYGALLTPLLDGRADVVYGSRFLGGPHRVLFFWHYFGNKIFTFMANVLYNVNLTDMGTCYKAFAGRTLRAIPLRSERFGIEAELTAKVCKRRLRVYEVPISYSGRTYAEGKKITWKDGLAYFWCLLKYRVLD, from the coding sequence ATGCCTAAGCTGAGCATCCTGATCCCTGTCTACAACGAGAAGGGCACGCTTCTCGAGATCTTGCGGCGCGTCAAATCCGCGGCCCTGCCCGCCGGGCTCGAGCGGGAGGTCATCTTGGTGGACGACGGCTCGACCGATGGCTCCCGGGAAATCCTGTCGAGCCTGGCCCCGCCGGAGGCCAAGGCTCTTTTCCATGCGCGAAACCGCGGCAAGGGCGCCGCCGTCCGGACCGCCTTGGAGAGCGCCCAGGGCGACTTCATCCTGATCCAGGACGCGGATCTGGAGTACGATCCCGCCGACTACGGCGCTCTCTTGACCCCGCTCTTGGACGGGCGGGCGGATGTCGTGTACGGATCGCGTTTCCTGGGCGGCCCTCACCGGGTCCTTTTCTTCTGGCACTACTTCGGCAACAAGATTTTCACTTTCATGGCCAACGTGCTCTACAACGTCAACTTGACCGACATGGGCACCTGCTACAAGGCCTTCGCGGGCCGCACGCTCAGGGCCATCCCCCTGAGAAGCGAGCGCTTCGGCATCGAGGCGGAGCTCACGGCCAAGGTCTGCAAGCGCCGCCTCAGGGTGTACGAGGTGCCTATCTCCTACAGCGGCCGGACCTACGCCGAGGGCAAGAAAATCACGTGGAAGGACGGCCTGGCCTATTTCTGGTGCCTGCTCAAATACCGTGTCCTCGATTGA
- a CDS encoding O-antigen ligase family protein, with the protein MADKPLRAAILLFCLCLPLSIAGVNIAAGMWTIALGWTARRRALDWGDLRRPALLALVGYLLAGLLSSIFGVSPAESLRPFLKDLHKPWLLLLCFLTPRELRPKEALPALAMGFAAAALVGAGQSLFTRAGDGSVWVRAHGFVHPVTYGEQVALAWLGALCFWLHPNSDEKAGTERFLAGGLLAICSVAFLLNQTRGALLGLVAGFAAVSAMSNRLRCRLSWVAGTVVLVSVLWEILPTDRSLVRTVLQQGLEPLRNRQMDRVILWKVGLQIFSDHPWLGAGPGNYRTLFPDYFHGILANQRVWGSAHNLFVHQMAERGLLGLGALLAFWAALWSSALDLARREGGAWSLWAMAGIAAFFFMNFTEVAFQNEQASALVLFLWAWTQKENQAHA; encoded by the coding sequence GTGGCTGACAAGCCCCTGCGAGCGGCCATTCTCCTGTTCTGCCTGTGCCTGCCCCTGTCCATTGCCGGGGTCAACATCGCGGCCGGGATGTGGACCATCGCCCTGGGCTGGACCGCCCGCCGGCGGGCGCTGGACTGGGGGGATCTACGTCGGCCGGCCCTGCTGGCCCTGGTAGGCTATCTCTTGGCCGGGCTTCTCTCCTCCATTTTCGGCGTGAGCCCCGCCGAGAGCCTGAGGCCGTTCTTGAAGGATCTTCACAAGCCGTGGCTGCTTCTCCTCTGCTTTCTCACGCCGCGGGAATTGCGCCCGAAGGAGGCTCTCCCGGCCTTGGCCATGGGGTTCGCCGCCGCCGCCTTGGTCGGGGCCGGGCAAAGCCTCTTCACACGCGCCGGAGACGGCTCGGTCTGGGTCCGCGCCCATGGCTTCGTCCATCCCGTGACCTATGGAGAGCAGGTCGCCTTGGCCTGGCTGGGGGCCCTATGCTTTTGGCTGCATCCCAACTCGGATGAAAAAGCAGGGACTGAGCGCTTCCTGGCGGGAGGACTTCTCGCCATTTGCAGCGTGGCATTTCTACTCAACCAAACCCGCGGCGCGCTTCTGGGCCTCGTCGCGGGATTCGCCGCGGTCTCAGCGATGTCAAACCGCCTGCGTTGCAGACTCTCTTGGGTCGCGGGAACGGTGGTGCTCGTGAGCGTTCTTTGGGAAATACTGCCCACGGACCGCTCCTTGGTGAGGACGGTTCTCCAGCAGGGCCTAGAGCCCCTGCGCAACCGGCAAATGGACCGGGTCATACTCTGGAAAGTGGGGCTCCAAATATTCAGCGACCATCCCTGGCTCGGGGCCGGACCGGGAAATTACCGCACCCTTTTCCCCGACTATTTCCACGGAATCCTCGCCAACCAGCGCGTTTGGGGCTCGGCGCATAACCTCTTCGTCCATCAAATGGCCGAGCGCGGGCTCCTGGGCCTGGGCGCGCTCCTGGCGTTCTGGGCAGCACTCTGGAGCTCGGCCCTGGATCTCGCCCGGAGGGAGGGCGGAGCCTGGAGCCTGTGGGCCATGGCCGGGATCGCGGCCTTCTTCTTCATGAATTTCACCGAGGTGGCGTTCCAGAACGAACAGGCCTCGGCCCTGGTCCTTTTCCTATGGGCCTGGACGCAAAAGGAAAACCAAGCCCATGCCTAA